Proteins encoded together in one Labeo rohita strain BAU-BD-2019 chromosome 21, IGBB_LRoh.1.0, whole genome shotgun sequence window:
- the fam169ab gene encoding soluble lamin-associated protein of 75 kDa: protein MEFPVDMLVSGRHEDLESSAQSYMNKLLYSNPDNTQYLTLPSTRKIRISPANVGFVPLYGANLKHKVLALFAPEDQFTAVALFLADQWYAVEDILRTSNPAREGLVKVRSVGERIVLYVLNRIIYRTVEMGSNEVPFLCHGEDVFAKILWKNGEAVGFYSVKSKGSLCNSFVSHCYLLPVMDSIFVRKDHRGNGHGLQMLEDFVDSFKDDELGLKYPLTPAMQKVCRQYLSTYPADVDLLWEVEGVGGPYQKVKVASKLASMTVQCNHSAWTAEESKNGEVAVNEVEMTEESCLDITEDVVVVNKHLKVAEEMSDLPISTRTRSSERRQKKRPREEPEESAGENRPEKINRVVEPEAETEPDAVVPETKEHTDGESGGEQGGAATLVQVEEAATTEASADTEILVAEINGEMTDSQEEENEGSAVTTEDVQSTQELPLEAEPVIQNGTVEAMEPEEEAQDDITDTPEESGVVEQIDQELVTEEKLDAEAEVASPVEEEEEVQQEQEEDVASAVEDVASAVEEKTIITDRPPAVPEAPVIPANLVECVSSVQDSDAAEEPSAPELEPPQEDTSASPSAAGEEEVITETEESAVNQQNETTSDKPLETEDSQPTTEDSEKEPEEEKLPEMDEKDEQKEEDTATTEDDDDDDDDEWKSSDETHDSPPGVRVLRGGRVKPVPPTPKRTSSRLSKPVVIPVVDEEFEDEEEEEEEEKLTSTEEEKGSTEEDEVAENNSGEEEEPPVVDRRVLRRKTKVIQSTPTKTKRRSKN from the exons ATGGAGTTCCCTGTAGATATGTTGGTGTCTGGCAGACATGAGGACTTGGAAAGTTCAGCCCAGAGCTACATGAACAAACTGCTTTACAGCAACCCAGATAACACACAGTACCTTACCCTGCCCAGCACGAGAAag ATCCGAATCAGTCCTGCCAATGTCGGGTTTGTTCCTCTTTATGGAGCCAATCTCAAACACAAAGTCCTGGCTCTGTTTGCTCCTGAGGACCAGTTCACAG cTGTGGCATTGTTCTTGGCTGATCAGTGGTACGCAGTTGAAGATATCCTCAGAACGTCAAATCCTGCAAGAGAAGGCCTTGTGAAG GTAAGGTCTGTGGGCGAAAGGATTGTCTTGTATGTGCTGAACCGCATCATTTACCGGACGGTGGAAATGGGTTCTAACGAGGTGCCGTTTCTGTGCCACGGAGAAGACGTCTTTGCCAAAATCCTCTGGAAGAATGGAGAGGCGGTGGGCTTCTACTCAGTCAAATCTAAAG GTAGTTTGTGTAATAGCTTTGTGAGCCACTGCTACCTACTTCCTGTCATGGACTCTATATTTGTGCGGAAGGATCATCGTGGTAACGGTCATGGCTTGCAAATGTTGGAGGACTTTGTGGACTCCTTTAAAGATGACGAGCTGGGCTTAAAATACCCTTTAACACCAGCAATGCAAAAGG TATGCAGACAGTACCTAAGCACATACCCGGCCGATGTGGACCTGCTGTGGGAGGTGGAAGGAGTTGGAGGTCCCTACCAGAAAGTGAAAGTAGCAAGCAAACTTGCCTCCATGACAGTACAAT GCAACCACAGTGCTTGGACGGCAGAGGAAAGCAAAAATGGAGAGGTTGCGGTTAATGAGGTGGAGATGACCGAAGAGAGCTGCCTGGACATCACG GAAGACGTAGTGGTAGTCAACAAACATCTTAAAGTAGCAGAAG AAATGAGTGACTTGCCCATTTCCACACGCACGCGGAGCAGCGAACGCAGACAAAAGAAAAGGCCGCGAGAAGAACCAGAAGAAAGTGCCGGGGAGAACCGACCTGAAAAAATCAACAG AGTGGTCGAACCAGAAGCAGAGACAGAACCTGATGCTGTTGTGCCAGAGACTAAAGAACACACGGATGGAGAAAGTGGAGGAGAGCAAGGAGGAGCAGCAACCTTGGTCCAGGTGGAGGAGGCTGCAACCACTGAGGCTTCTGCAGATACAGAAATTCTG GTGGCAGAAATCAATGGAGAAATGACTGACAGTCAGGAAGAGGAGAATGAAGGGTCAGCAGTCACAACAGAGGATGTACAGTCCACACAAGAGCTCCCTCTAGAGGCAGAACCTGTCATCCAAAATGGCACTGTTGAGGCCATGGAACCAGAGGAAGAAGCACAG GATGACATTACTGACACCCCTGAAGAGTCTGGAGTAGTGGAGCAGATCGATCAAGAACTTGTTACTGAAGAGAAACTGGATGCAGAGGCAGAAGTTGCTTCTCCAGttgaggaggaagaggaagttCAGCAGGAACAGGAAGAGGATGTAGCTTCTGCAGTTGAGGATGTAGCCTCAGCAGTTGAGGAAAAAACCATAATCACTGATCGTCCACCGGCTGTTCCTGAAGCGCCAGTCATTCCAGCCAACCTGGTGGAGTGTGTTTCCTCTGTGCAGGACAGTGATGCAGCAGAGGAACCATCTGCTCCTGAGCTAGAACCTCCACAGGAGGATACATCTGCTTCTCCTAGTGCAGCAGGTGAAGAAGAAGTCATTACAGAGACAGAGGAATCAGCTGTGAACCAACAAAATGAGACTACCTCCGATAAGCCACTTGAGACAGAGGACAGCCAACCTACAACGGAGGACTCCGAAAAAGAGCCAGAGGAAGAGAAATTACCTGAGATGGATGAAAAAGATGAACAGAAAGAGGAAGACACTGCCACCactgaagatgatgatgatgatgatgatgatgagtgGAAAAGCTCAGACGAAACGCACGATTCTCCTCCTGGGGTGCGAGTTCTTCGAGGAGGCAGGGTTAAACCCGTTCCGCCAACACCCAAACGCACATCCAGCAGACTGAGCAAACCTGTCGTCATACCGGTGGTTGATGAGGAGTTTGaggatgaagaagaagaagaggaggaggaaaagCTCACAAGCACTGAAGAGGAGAAGGGGAGCACGGAGGAAGATGAAGTTGCCGAAAACAATTCGGGGGAAGAGGAGGAGCCTCCGGTGGTTGACAGGAGAGTATTGCGGAGGAAAACCAAAGTGATCCAGTCCACgcctacaaaaacaaaaagacgcAGTAAAAACTGA